Part of the Leclercia sp. AS011 genome is shown below.
CAATGCGCGGGATAACCGCGTCAAAGTGCGGTAGCTGACGCCCTTTATAGTGAATGGAGGAGGCCGCCGGGCTGATATTCATATAGCAGGACAGCGGATCGAGGATGTCGACCTGATGGCCGCGCTGCTCCGCCGCGTCACGCAGGCGTTTACACGAATAGAGCGTTCCATCCCGGGACAATATGGCAATTTTCACCCTGCACCTCTCAGACATAATCCGGTAAAAGCCTGCGTATCATACACGCAGGCAGGCGCAGGATGAATGGACTTATCGCGTCGCCCAGCCCTGTTTATGCAAATAGTCGAGAATAAACGGACGGTTTTCTTTGATGATGGTGCGCCGGATATGGTCGCTCCAGGTGTCGCGACGGTTATTGGTCGCGCGGCTGAGGTAGTAGTTCGCCAGCTCCTCGTCGTACTGGGCCAGCACCTCTTGATCGACCGGCTGGTAGTGGTTTTCATGCACCACCATCGCCGCAGGCAGGCGCGGCTTGACGTCCGGGTTATCCGCAGGCCAGCCGAGGCACAGGCCAAACAGCGGCAGAACGTGCTTCGGCAGCTGCAGCAGTTCGGTCACCGCCTCAATGCTGTTGCGGATGCCGCCGATGTAGACGCCACCCAGCCCCAGCGACTCCGCCGCGGTCATCGCGTTCTGCGCCAGCATCGCGGTATCCACCACGCCGAGCAGCAGTTGCTCAGCCAGACCAAGCTGTGCCTCAGGGCAGATTTGCAGATGGCGGTTGAAGTCGGCGCAGAAGACCCAGAACTCCGCCGCCTGGGCGACATGCTGTTGCCCGCCGGTAAGCGTCACCAGCTGTTCACGCATCGCCGGGTCGGTGATGCGGATAATAGAGCTGCACTGCAGGAAGCTGGAGCTGGAGGCCCCCTGCGCGCCGGCAATAATGGCCTCGCGCTGGGCATCGCTGATGGGTTCCTGGGTAAAATGGCGGATGGAGCGGTGGGAACGTAGCAGATCAATCACTGGCGTCATCTTGTCTCTCTTTTCGGGCGTTACTGATATTTTGCCAGTATAGGCAAAGAAAAGGAGGCTGTAATTGGCCAAACATAGCCTGAAGATATCAATGTAACAGGCAGAACCTGCTTTTAATTACCGACAGTTATCGGCAATATAGCGTCATTCGCCGTCTGGCTTAGTTTCAGGAGAGAAAACATGTTTGCAGTGATTTTTGGACGTCCGGGTTGCCCTTACTGTGTGCGCGCAAAAGATCTGGCAGAAAAACTGACCGCTGAGCGTGACGATTTTAACTATCGCTACGTGGACATTCATGCCGAAGGCATCAGCAAAGCCGATCTGGAAAAAACTGTCGGTAAACCGGTTGAAACCGTTCCGCAGATTTTCCTCGACCAGAACCACATCGGCGGCTTTACCGATTTTGAAGCCTACGCCAAAGAGCACCTGGGGCTGTTCGCTGCCCAGTAAGCCTTTCACGCCCTCACTCTGAGGGCGTTTTTACTTTCTCGCGGCGGTTCTCCAGCGCCCGGCGCACAAACAGAAAGAACAACGCTCCTAACGCACACCAGAAAACGCCACTCAACAGCCAGGCCAGCTCCTGCACCAGCGAGCGCGACGAGATAAACATCATTCGCATTACCACCAGGCAGACCGGCGCGGCGAGGATCGCCCCTATCAGCGGCCTGATCACCTCTCCGCCACGGGAGAAGAAGCTGGCTGCGATGCCCGGTAAGATGAAGAAGAGTAATCCCAGTCCAGGGTAACCAGCGGATATAAACGCCCCCCTCACCTTAAACGTCAGACAGACGCAAACCGCGGTGAACAGTAAAAAGCAGCACGCCACTCCAGACCAGTTACGTTTAATATTCAACCTATCCCCCTGTCATTGCGGACTAATACTTTTTCGTCCTTCGGACGCCAATTAGTTGAGTCTCCCGGCATTCCTTGCCAAAATCAGCACGGCATTACGTCATCGCTATCAACGGTGATATTTGTTAAAAATTAACTAATAGTTTGATATTACTTTGTGGGATATATTATAATACGCGGTCAGGAGTGTTACTCCTTCTCCTACAGTGCAAAACAGTAGCCTAAATATCCCACCCATTCAACCACTTACTGGTAAACGAAAAGTTATCCTCCGTGAACATAAACGTCGCAGAATTGTTAAACGGGAATTACATCCTGTTATTATTTGTGGTACTGGCTCTGGGTCTTTGCCTGGGTAAATTACGTCTCGGGTCGATCCAACTCGGTAATTCTATTGGCGTTTTAGTCGTTTCGTTATTATTAGGCCAGCAGCATTTCAGCATTAACACCGACGCCCTGAATCTGGGCTTTATGCTGTTTATTTTTTGTGTCGGCGTCGAAGCCGGACCCAACTTTTTTTCTATTTTCTTCCGCGACGGTAAAAATTATCTGATGCTGGCGCTGGTGATGGTCGGCAGCGCCCTGCTCATCGCGCTGGGTTTAGGCAAACTCTTTGGCTGGGATATCGGCCTGACGGCGGGGATGCTGGCCGGGTCGATGACCTCCACGCCGGTGCTGGTGGGTGCCGGGGATACGCTGCGCCATCTCGGGCTGGATAACGCCCAGCTGTCGCTGGCGCTGGATCACCTCAGCCTCGGCTATGCCCTGACCTATCTGATTGGTCTGGTGAGCCTGATTGTCGGCGCGCGCTATCTGCCAAAATTACAGCATCAGGATCTGCAGACCAGCGCCCAGCAGATCGCCCGCGAGCGCGGTCTGGATACTGACAGCAAACGCAAAGTCTATCTTCCGGTGATCCGCGCCTACCGCGTCGGCCCGGAGCTGGTGGCCTGGGCGGATGGTAAAAACCTGCGCGAGCTGGGGATCTATCGTCAGACCGGCTGCTATATCGAACGTATTCGCCGCAACGGCATTCTGGCGAACCCGGACGGCGACGCGGTGCTGCAGATGGGCGACGACATTGCGCTGGTGGGTTATCCGGATGCGCACGCCCGTCTCGATCCCAGCTTCCGTAACGGCAAAGAGGTGTTCGACCGCGACCTGCTCGACATGCGCATCGTCACCGAAGAGATCGTGGTCAAAAACCACAACGCCGTGGGCCGCCGCCTGGCGCAGCTCAAGCTGACCGATCACGGGTGCTTCCTTAACCGGGTGATCCGCAGTCAGATTGAGATGCCGATTGATGACAACATCGTTCTGAACAAGGGCGATGTGCTGCAGGTGAGCGGCGACACGCGCCGCGTGAAGACCGTCGCCGACCGCATCGGCTTTATCTCCATTCACAGCCAGGTGACCGACCTGCTGGCCTTCTGCGCCTTCTTTATCGTCGGCCTGATGATCGGGATGATCACCTTCCAGTTCAGCAACTTTAGCTTCGGTATCGGCAACGCCGCCGGTCTGCTGTTCGCCGGGATCATGCTCGGCTTCCTGCGAGCCAACCACCCGACCTTCGGCTATATCCCGCAGGGCGCGCTGAACATGGTGAAAGAGTTTGGCCTGATGGTGTTTATGGCAGGCGTCGGCTTAAGCGCGGGCAGCGGCATTGGCCACAGCCTGGGTGCCGTAGGCTGGCAGATGCTGGTGGCCGGGTTGATCGTCAGCCTGGTGCCGGTGGTGATCTGTTTCCTGTTCGGCGCCTACGTGCTGCGCATGAACCGCGCGATGCTGTTTGGCGCGATGATGGGGGCCCGCACCTGTGCGCCCGCGATGGAAATCATCAGCGATACCGCACGCAGCAACATTCCCGCGCTGGGATACGCAGGCACCTATGCCATCGCTAACGTGCTGTTAACCCTGGCGGGGACCTTGATCATCATCATCTGGCCGGGGCTGGGGTAAGGGAGAAATTTGCGCAAGGGCGAAAAAAATTCGCGATGTGCCGAACTTTTCTGCCAGAC
Proteins encoded:
- the nfsA gene encoding oxygen-insensitive NADPH nitroreductase, which produces MTPVIDLLRSHRSIRHFTQEPISDAQREAIIAGAQGASSSSFLQCSSIIRITDPAMREQLVTLTGGQQHVAQAAEFWVFCADFNRHLQICPEAQLGLAEQLLLGVVDTAMLAQNAMTAAESLGLGGVYIGGIRNSIEAVTELLQLPKHVLPLFGLCLGWPADNPDVKPRLPAAMVVHENHYQPVDQEVLAQYDEELANYYLSRATNNRRDTWSDHIRRTIIKENRPFILDYLHKQGWATR
- a CDS encoding GrxA family glutaredoxin, producing MFAVIFGRPGCPYCVRAKDLAEKLTAERDDFNYRYVDIHAEGISKADLEKTVGKPVETVPQIFLDQNHIGGFTDFEAYAKEHLGLFAAQ
- a CDS encoding inner membrane protein YbjM, with protein sequence MNIKRNWSGVACCFLLFTAVCVCLTFKVRGAFISAGYPGLGLLFFILPGIAASFFSRGGEVIRPLIGAILAAPVCLVVMRMMFISSRSLVQELAWLLSGVFWCALGALFFLFVRRALENRREKVKTPSE
- a CDS encoding aspartate:alanine antiporter, with the protein product MNINVAELLNGNYILLLFVVLALGLCLGKLRLGSIQLGNSIGVLVVSLLLGQQHFSINTDALNLGFMLFIFCVGVEAGPNFFSIFFRDGKNYLMLALVMVGSALLIALGLGKLFGWDIGLTAGMLAGSMTSTPVLVGAGDTLRHLGLDNAQLSLALDHLSLGYALTYLIGLVSLIVGARYLPKLQHQDLQTSAQQIARERGLDTDSKRKVYLPVIRAYRVGPELVAWADGKNLRELGIYRQTGCYIERIRRNGILANPDGDAVLQMGDDIALVGYPDAHARLDPSFRNGKEVFDRDLLDMRIVTEEIVVKNHNAVGRRLAQLKLTDHGCFLNRVIRSQIEMPIDDNIVLNKGDVLQVSGDTRRVKTVADRIGFISIHSQVTDLLAFCAFFIVGLMIGMITFQFSNFSFGIGNAAGLLFAGIMLGFLRANHPTFGYIPQGALNMVKEFGLMVFMAGVGLSAGSGIGHSLGAVGWQMLVAGLIVSLVPVVICFLFGAYVLRMNRAMLFGAMMGARTCAPAMEIISDTARSNIPALGYAGTYAIANVLLTLAGTLIIIIWPGLG